The following are encoded together in the Tepidiforma bonchosmolovskayae genome:
- a CDS encoding glycosyltransferase — protein sequence MRVLILEPYPGWRWVSITRYAETVAALLRDAGVTVTRARAPWWGWSLIRHPSAALWTRDPAVQAARRGHADTVLIADLALAHHAPLFRKTHVVVAVHGLLALDPERYWAGRLERLTKSLALRAPLSRMLEADRLLAVSDCVARDLEDRLAVPPDRIRVVPNALPVGISRLPRGAAEQVLAQAGHSLPAGARVLSVGHTVAYKNLPLLIDAMMQPALDGAFLVRAGERFGPRLRKQARRLIAEGRLVELGPLSGPCLSAAYSACDVLAQPSVAEGFGYPVIEAQACGLPVVCSDGGALPETAGETAIVVPQRSAAPAAEFARALAAVINDRALAERLRRAGWNNVERFAPARVAPLLCAALAPP from the coding sequence GTGCGCGTCCTGATCCTTGAGCCGTACCCCGGCTGGCGGTGGGTCAGCATTACCCGGTACGCCGAAACCGTCGCGGCGCTCCTGAGAGATGCCGGTGTCACTGTGACGCGAGCCCGGGCACCCTGGTGGGGCTGGTCCCTGATCCGTCATCCTTCCGCAGCGTTATGGACGCGGGACCCCGCTGTCCAGGCAGCTCGCAGAGGCCATGCGGATACGGTCCTCATTGCCGACCTGGCGCTTGCGCACCACGCCCCGCTCTTTCGAAAAACCCACGTAGTGGTGGCGGTTCACGGCCTCCTCGCCCTTGACCCCGAGCGGTACTGGGCCGGGCGGCTCGAGCGGCTGACGAAGTCCCTTGCCCTGCGGGCTCCGCTTTCACGGATGCTGGAGGCCGACCGGCTCCTCGCCGTATCCGACTGCGTCGCCCGAGACCTCGAAGACCGGCTCGCCGTGCCGCCCGACCGCATCCGCGTCGTGCCGAACGCGCTTCCCGTCGGGATTTCCCGCCTGCCACGCGGTGCGGCTGAACAGGTCCTCGCGCAGGCCGGGCATTCGTTACCCGCGGGCGCCCGGGTCCTCTCAGTCGGCCACACGGTGGCGTACAAGAACCTTCCCTTGCTCATCGACGCGATGATGCAGCCCGCCCTAGACGGCGCCTTCCTGGTTCGCGCAGGGGAACGGTTCGGGCCCCGCCTCAGAAAACAGGCGCGCCGGCTCATTGCTGAAGGCCGCCTCGTTGAGCTTGGTCCCCTCTCGGGTCCCTGCCTGTCGGCCGCCTATTCCGCGTGCGACGTCTTGGCTCAGCCCAGTGTGGCCGAAGGTTTCGGCTACCCCGTCATCGAGGCGCAGGCGTGCGGTCTGCCGGTTGTCTGCAGCGACGGCGGCGCACTGCCGGAAACCGCGGGCGAGACCGCGATCGTCGTTCCGCAGAGGTCGGCCGCGCCCGCGGCGGAGTTCGCCCGGGCGCTTGCCGCTGTGATCAATGACCGGGCACTGGCCGAGCGCTTGCGTCGCGCGGGCTGGAACAACGTCGAGCGGTTCGCTCCCGCAAGAGTTGCGCCCCTGCTGTGTGCAGCCCTGGCTCCGCCATAG
- a CDS encoding MATE family efflux transporter → MGIAAGSLVALLFRFGSTFLWAVIGVLTARTLPVEDRGAYASAVVFTSAVGGITSLGAATGYFVANRKTDPAEVAGHALVLSLVASAVSALCGAAVWLLVPGEIGRLGLLAGLLMPPNIIRNSLNGVVLGQGRLVRFNLVANLPVVIGFVLLALVLLGWSRRTAEAALAAWTVAQYLGLLPFLHWGRSWLLWPLRHRPRRDLVTGLLRFTAVSGLAGVVGLLNYRVDLLLVVSLDSREGAGIYASAIAGAEALWLFSSSIAMASFARVGAEAREEAARITAAGVRHTLLIVAAGAAVLALVAPWAVVVLFGPDYRPAALPLRVLCIGTLLYAPQSLLNNYFSNQLGRPAITLVLGLTSLAISVAAGLVLIPVYGFVGAAWATTLSYLVSGFVAIGLFLWLAPARWPDLWRLRREDLARYPRLARELAMRARRVGG, encoded by the coding sequence GTGGGTATCGCAGCCGGCAGTCTCGTCGCGCTCCTCTTTCGCTTCGGTTCGACCTTCCTCTGGGCCGTCATCGGGGTGCTCACAGCGCGCACCCTCCCGGTCGAAGACCGGGGCGCCTATGCGTCCGCCGTTGTCTTCACTTCGGCCGTGGGCGGAATCACGAGCCTTGGCGCGGCCACGGGCTACTTCGTGGCCAATCGAAAAACGGACCCCGCCGAGGTCGCCGGTCATGCGCTCGTCCTGTCGCTGGTCGCCTCGGCGGTGTCAGCGCTCTGCGGGGCGGCGGTCTGGCTTCTTGTCCCTGGCGAAATCGGGCGGCTCGGCCTGCTCGCAGGGCTGCTCATGCCGCCGAACATCATCCGCAACAGCTTGAACGGGGTGGTCCTCGGCCAGGGCCGCCTCGTGCGGTTCAACCTCGTGGCCAACCTCCCGGTCGTTATCGGCTTCGTTCTTCTTGCGCTGGTGCTGCTCGGATGGTCGCGACGGACGGCGGAGGCCGCACTCGCTGCCTGGACGGTCGCCCAGTATCTCGGCCTCCTGCCGTTCCTGCACTGGGGCCGCTCCTGGCTGCTCTGGCCCCTCCGCCACCGGCCGCGGCGGGACCTCGTGACCGGCTTGCTGCGCTTTACGGCTGTTAGCGGGCTTGCCGGTGTGGTCGGCCTGCTGAACTACCGCGTCGACCTCCTGCTCGTCGTCTCGCTCGACAGCCGCGAGGGGGCCGGCATCTATGCCTCTGCAATCGCCGGCGCCGAGGCGCTCTGGCTGTTCTCGTCGTCCATCGCGATGGCCTCCTTCGCACGGGTGGGCGCCGAGGCGCGCGAGGAGGCCGCGCGGATCACCGCCGCCGGGGTCCGCCACACGTTGCTCATCGTTGCGGCCGGCGCGGCGGTGCTCGCGCTCGTCGCGCCTTGGGCTGTCGTAGTCCTGTTCGGGCCGGACTACCGGCCGGCCGCGCTGCCGCTCCGGGTCCTGTGCATCGGCACCTTGCTCTATGCGCCCCAGTCGCTCCTGAACAACTACTTTTCGAACCAGCTCGGCCGCCCGGCCATCACCCTCGTGCTCGGCCTCACGTCGCTGGCGATCAGTGTGGCCGCAGGGCTTGTCCTCATTCCTGTGTATGGGTTCGTCGGGGCCGCCTGGGCAACCACGCTCAGCTACCTCGTTTCCGGGTTCGTGGCGATCGGGCTGTTCCTCTGGCTGGCGCCGGCCCGGTGGCCCGACCTCTGGCGGCTGCGGCGCGAGGACCTTGCCCGGTATCCCCGGCTTGCACGTGAACTTGCCATGCGCGCCCGGCGCGTCGGCGGTTAG